One stretch of Streptomyces sp. MMBL 11-1 DNA includes these proteins:
- a CDS encoding M20/M25/M40 family metallo-hydrolase, translating to MSDSSTGKAVTGGNAEREVVDLCRDLIRIDTSNYGDHSGPGERLAAEYVAEKLAEVGLEPKIFESHKGRASTVARIEGEDPSRPALLIHGHTDVVPANAADWTHDPFSGEIADGCVWGRGAVDMKDMDAMTLAVVRERMRTGRKPPRDIVLAFLADEEAGGTYGARYLVDHHPGLFEGVTEAISEVGGFSFTVNENLRLYLVETAQKGMHWMKLTVDGTAGHGSMIHKDNAITELSEAVGRLGRHKFPVRVTKTLRHFLDELSDALGTELDPENMDETLAKLGGIAKLIGASLQNTANPTQLGAGYKVNVIPGQASAHVDGRYLPGYEEEFLADLDRILGPNVRREDVHADKALETTFDGALVDAMQTALVAEDPIARAVPYMLSAGTDAKSFDDLGIRGFGFAPLKLPPELDFAGMFHGVDERVPVDGLQFGVRVLDRFIDHS from the coding sequence GTGAGCGACAGCAGCACGGGCAAGGCCGTCACCGGCGGCAACGCCGAGAGGGAGGTCGTCGACCTCTGTCGTGACCTGATCCGGATCGACACCAGCAACTACGGCGACCACTCCGGCCCCGGTGAGCGGCTCGCGGCCGAGTACGTCGCGGAGAAGCTCGCGGAGGTCGGCCTGGAGCCGAAGATCTTCGAGTCGCACAAGGGGCGGGCCTCCACGGTCGCCCGGATCGAGGGCGAGGACCCCTCGCGTCCGGCGCTCCTCATCCACGGGCACACCGACGTCGTCCCGGCCAACGCGGCGGACTGGACGCACGACCCGTTCTCCGGGGAGATCGCGGACGGCTGCGTCTGGGGCCGGGGCGCGGTCGACATGAAGGACATGGACGCGATGACCCTCGCGGTCGTCCGCGAGCGCATGCGCACCGGCCGCAAGCCCCCGCGCGACATCGTGCTCGCCTTCCTCGCGGACGAGGAGGCCGGCGGGACGTACGGGGCGCGCTACCTCGTCGACCACCACCCCGGGCTCTTCGAGGGTGTCACCGAGGCGATCAGCGAGGTCGGCGGTTTCTCGTTCACCGTCAACGAGAACCTGCGGCTGTATCTGGTGGAGACGGCCCAGAAGGGCATGCACTGGATGAAGCTGACCGTGGACGGCACCGCCGGGCACGGCTCGATGATCCACAAGGACAACGCCATCACGGAGCTGTCCGAGGCGGTCGGGCGGCTGGGCCGGCACAAGTTCCCGGTGCGGGTCACCAAGACGCTGCGGCACTTCCTGGACGAGCTCTCCGACGCGCTGGGCACCGAGCTGGACCCGGAGAACATGGACGAGACCCTCGCCAAGCTGGGCGGCATCGCCAAGCTCATCGGCGCCTCCCTCCAGAACACCGCCAATCCCACGCAGCTCGGCGCCGGCTACAAGGTCAACGTCATCCCGGGGCAGGCGTCCGCCCACGTCGACGGCCGGTACCTGCCCGGGTACGAGGAGGAGTTCCTCGCGGACCTGGACCGGATCCTGGGGCCCAACGTCCGGCGCGAGGACGTGCACGCGGACAAGGCCCTGGAGACCACGTTCGACGGCGCGCTGGTCGACGCCATGCAGACCGCGCTGGTCGCCGAGGACCCCATCGCCCGTGCCGTGCCGTACATGCTCTCGGCCGGCACCGACGCCAAGTCCTTCGACGACCTCGGCATCCGGGGCTTCGGCTTCGCCCCGCTGAAGCTGCCGCCGGAGCTGGACTTCGCCGGGATGTTCCACGGCGTCGACGAGCGGGTCCCGGTCGACGGTCTGCAGTTCGGCGTGCGGGTGCTCGACCGGTTCATCGACCACTCCTGA
- a CDS encoding RluA family pseudouridine synthase, with amino-acid sequence MRGRRKPPPAPLPQRNGIDAVRVRLPEDPDGLRGCVGEHLVARFGGAIGADRVTEMLAAGRFVGADGVAVRGDEPYAAGRCLWFHRDFAPEEPVPFPVGVVYRDERLVVADKPHFLATMPRGRHITETAVARLRRELDLPALQPAHRLDRLTAGLVLFVVRPGDRGAYQTLFRDRLVRKEYEALAPYDPELLLPRTVRSRIVKERGVLAAREEAGEANSESRVELVERRGPLGRYRLLPATGRTHQLRVHMNALGLPIVHDPLYPVVEEEGAADDFSRPLQLLARVLEFTDPVGGEPRRFESGLRLSAWPEG; translated from the coding sequence ATGCGGGGTCGCAGGAAGCCGCCTCCCGCGCCGCTCCCCCAGCGGAACGGGATCGACGCGGTGCGGGTGCGGCTGCCGGAGGATCCCGACGGGCTCCGGGGCTGCGTCGGGGAGCATCTGGTCGCGCGGTTCGGCGGGGCGATCGGGGCGGACCGGGTTACGGAGATGCTGGCGGCCGGGCGGTTCGTGGGGGCCGACGGGGTCGCCGTGCGGGGCGACGAGCCGTACGCCGCGGGGCGGTGTCTCTGGTTCCACCGGGACTTCGCGCCGGAGGAACCTGTGCCGTTCCCGGTCGGCGTCGTGTACCGGGACGAGCGTCTCGTCGTCGCCGACAAGCCGCACTTCCTGGCGACCATGCCCCGGGGGCGGCACATCACCGAGACCGCGGTGGCCCGGCTGCGGCGGGAGCTGGACCTGCCCGCCCTGCAGCCGGCGCACCGGCTGGACCGGCTGACCGCGGGGCTCGTGCTGTTCGTGGTGCGGCCCGGGGACCGGGGCGCGTACCAGACGCTGTTCCGGGACCGGCTGGTGCGCAAGGAGTACGAGGCGCTGGCCCCGTACGACCCGGAGCTTCTCCTGCCCCGGACCGTGCGGAGCCGGATCGTGAAGGAGCGCGGGGTGCTCGCCGCCCGGGAGGAGGCGGGCGAGGCGAACAGTGAGAGCCGGGTGGAGCTGGTGGAGCGCCGGGGGCCGCTCGGGCGGTACCGGCTGCTGCCCGCTACCGGGCGGACGCATCAGCTGCGGGTCCATATGAACGCGCTGGGGCTGCCGATCGTCCACGATCCGCTGTATCCGGTGGTGGAGGAGGAAGGGGCCGCTGACGACTTCTCGCGGCCGTTGCAGTTGCTGGCCCGGGTTCTGGAGTTCACCGATCCGGTCGGCGGGGAGCCGCGCCGCTTCGAGAGCGGGCTGCGGCTCTCCGCCTGGCCGGAGGGGTGA
- a CDS encoding MBL fold metallo-hydrolase, with protein sequence MSVRIDHLVTSGTFALDGGEWDVDNNVWIVGDDTEAIVIDAAHDAAAIEAALGGRTLRAIVCTHAHNDHIDAAPALAAATGAPILLHPDDLPLWQQTHPDHTPDGILSDGQELTVAGTTLTVLHTPGHAPGAVCLYAPELATVFTGDTLFQGGPGATGRSFSSFPTIIDSIRDRLLTLPGDTAVRTGHGDPTTIGAEAPQLDEWIKRGH encoded by the coding sequence ATGTCCGTCCGCATCGACCATCTGGTCACCTCCGGCACCTTCGCCCTCGACGGCGGCGAGTGGGACGTCGACAACAACGTGTGGATCGTCGGCGACGACACCGAGGCGATCGTCATCGACGCCGCCCATGACGCCGCCGCCATCGAGGCCGCGCTCGGCGGCCGGACGCTGCGCGCCATCGTCTGCACCCACGCGCACAACGACCACATCGACGCCGCCCCCGCCCTCGCGGCAGCCACCGGCGCCCCGATCCTGCTCCACCCGGACGACCTGCCGCTCTGGCAGCAGACCCACCCGGACCACACCCCCGACGGCATCCTCTCGGACGGCCAGGAACTGACCGTGGCGGGCACCACGCTCACGGTCCTGCACACCCCGGGCCACGCCCCCGGCGCGGTCTGCCTGTACGCCCCCGAGCTGGCCACGGTCTTCACCGGCGACACCCTCTTCCAGGGCGGCCCCGGCGCCACCGGCCGCTCCTTCTCGTCGTTCCCCACGATCATCGACTCGATCAGGGACCGGCTGCTCACCCTCCCCGGCGACACCGCCGTCCGCACCGGCCACGGCGACCCCACCACCATCGGCGCGGAGGCCCCGCAGCTCGACGAGTGGATCAAGCGCGGCCACTGA
- a CDS encoding S-(hydroxymethyl)mycothiol dehydrogenase, with protein MAQQVQGVIAPGKNEPVRVETIVIPDPGPGEAVVKIQACGVCHTDLHYKQGGINDEFPFLLGHEAAGVVESVGEGVTDVAPGDFVVLNWRAVCGQCRACLRGRPWYCFDTHNAKQKMTLLDGTELSPALGIGAFAEKTLVASGQCTKVDPEVSPAVAGLLGCGVMAGIGAAINTGQVGRGDSVAVIGCGGVGDAAIAGARLAGAAKIIAVDIDDRKLETAKKMGATHTVNSRSADPVEAIRALTDGNGADVVIEAVGRPETYQQAFYARDLAGTVVLVGVPTPEMKLELPLLDVFGRGGSLKSSWYGDCLPSRDFPMLVDLHQQGRLDLAAFVTETIGLGDIEQAFARMHDGDVLRSVVVL; from the coding sequence ATGGCACAGCAGGTGCAAGGCGTCATCGCACCGGGGAAGAACGAGCCGGTCAGGGTCGAGACGATCGTGATCCCGGACCCCGGCCCCGGCGAGGCGGTCGTGAAGATCCAGGCGTGCGGCGTCTGCCACACCGACCTGCACTACAAGCAGGGCGGCATCAACGACGAGTTCCCCTTCCTCCTCGGCCACGAGGCCGCGGGGGTCGTGGAGTCGGTCGGCGAGGGCGTCACGGACGTCGCCCCCGGCGACTTCGTCGTCCTCAACTGGCGTGCCGTGTGCGGCCAGTGCCGCGCCTGTCTGCGCGGCCGCCCCTGGTACTGCTTCGACACCCACAACGCCAAGCAGAAGATGACCCTGCTCGACGGCACGGAGCTGTCGCCCGCGCTGGGCATCGGCGCGTTCGCCGAGAAGACCCTCGTCGCCTCCGGCCAGTGCACCAAGGTCGACCCCGAGGTCTCCCCGGCCGTCGCCGGACTGCTCGGCTGCGGCGTCATGGCGGGCATCGGCGCCGCCATCAACACCGGCCAGGTCGGCCGGGGCGACTCCGTCGCCGTCATCGGCTGCGGCGGCGTCGGCGACGCCGCCATCGCCGGAGCCCGGCTGGCCGGCGCGGCGAAGATCATCGCGGTCGACATCGACGACCGCAAGCTGGAGACGGCGAAGAAGATGGGCGCCACCCACACCGTCAACTCCCGCTCCGCCGACCCGGTCGAGGCCATCCGCGCCCTCACCGACGGCAACGGCGCCGACGTCGTCATCGAGGCCGTCGGCCGCCCGGAGACCTACCAGCAGGCCTTCTACGCCCGCGACCTCGCGGGAACGGTCGTCCTCGTCGGCGTCCCGACCCCGGAGATGAAGCTCGAACTGCCGCTCCTGGACGTCTTCGGCCGCGGCGGCTCGCTCAAGTCCTCCTGGTACGGCGACTGCCTGCCCTCCCGCGACTTCCCGATGCTCGTCGACCTCCACCAGCAGGGCCGTCTCGACCTCGCCGCCTTCGTCACCGAGACCATCGGCCTGGGCGACATCGAGCAGGCCTTCGCCCGGATGCACGACGGCGACGTCCTCCGCTCGGTGGTGGTCCTCTGA
- a CDS encoding FadR/GntR family transcriptional regulator: MTTQSQGLHTHVLDTLGLEISSGRFPPGSVLRTDELAQRFDVSRTVVREVVRVLESMHLVESRRRVGVTVRPTETWNVYDPQVIRWRLAGADRPRQLRSLTVLRSAIEPVAASLAARHATAAQCAELTERALGMVATSRGQQLEAYLEHDIAFHRIVLNASGNEMFARLGDVVAEVLAGRTHHQVMFEDPDPAAVTLHVRLAEAVREGEGEAAERITKEIAVGALHELDVLAP; encoded by the coding sequence ATGACCACACAGAGCCAGGGGCTGCATACGCATGTGCTGGACACCCTGGGTCTGGAGATCTCCTCCGGCCGGTTCCCGCCCGGCAGCGTCCTGCGCACCGACGAGCTCGCCCAGCGCTTCGACGTCTCCCGTACGGTCGTGCGCGAAGTGGTCCGGGTCCTGGAATCGATGCACCTGGTCGAGTCCCGCCGCCGCGTCGGTGTGACGGTCCGCCCCACCGAGACCTGGAACGTCTACGACCCCCAGGTCATCCGCTGGCGTCTCGCCGGCGCCGACCGCCCCCGCCAGCTGCGCTCCCTCACCGTGCTGCGCTCCGCGATCGAACCGGTCGCGGCGTCCCTCGCCGCCCGCCACGCCACCGCCGCGCAGTGCGCCGAACTCACCGAACGCGCCCTCGGCATGGTCGCCACCTCGCGCGGCCAGCAGCTGGAGGCCTACCTCGAACACGACATCGCCTTCCACCGGATCGTCCTCAACGCCTCCGGCAACGAGATGTTCGCCCGGCTCGGGGACGTCGTCGCCGAGGTCCTCGCGGGCCGCACCCACCACCAGGTGATGTTCGAGGACCCCGACCCGGCCGCCGTCACCCTGCACGTCCGGCTCGCCGAGGCGGTCCGCGAGGGCGAGGGCGAGGCCGCCGAACGGATCACCAAGGAGATCGCGGTCGGCGCCCTGCACGAACTGGACGTCCTCGCTCCGTAG
- a CDS encoding gluconokinase, whose amino-acid sequence MNTAPPVNTPHVVVVMGVAGTGKTTIGPLLAAELGVPYAEGDDFHPPANIAKMSAGTPLDDDDRWPWLDAIGAWALGRAGLGGVVSSSALKRVYRDRLREGAPDAVFLHLTGDRALIEERMADRKGHFMPTALLDSQFATLQPLQADEAGVSVDVSGTPEEITGRAVAALRRLDS is encoded by the coding sequence ATGAACACCGCACCCCCCGTGAACACCCCCCACGTCGTCGTGGTGATGGGTGTGGCAGGAACCGGCAAGACCACCATCGGCCCCCTGCTCGCCGCCGAACTCGGCGTTCCGTACGCCGAGGGCGACGACTTTCATCCCCCGGCGAACATCGCCAAGATGTCGGCCGGCACCCCGCTGGACGACGACGACCGGTGGCCGTGGCTGGACGCCATCGGCGCGTGGGCGCTCGGGCGGGCGGGACTCGGCGGGGTCGTCTCCAGCTCCGCGCTCAAGCGCGTCTACCGGGACCGGTTGCGGGAGGGGGCGCCGGACGCCGTCTTCCTGCATCTGACCGGTGACCGGGCGCTGATCGAGGAGCGGATGGCGGACCGCAAGGGCCACTTCATGCCCACCGCACTGCTCGACTCGCAGTTCGCGACGCTGCAGCCGCTCCAGGCCGACGAGGCCGGGGTGAGCGTCGACGTGTCCGGCACACCCGAGGAAATCACCGGCCGAGCCGTCGCCGCGCTGCGCCGGCTCGATAGTTAA
- a CDS encoding GntP family permease, translated as MTSLSVEMLAAEAAEPITSAGNAQLGIAVLAGIAVIVLLITKLKTHAFLALTIGSLALGSFAGAAPADTIASFTAGLGSTVAGVGVLIALGAILGKLLADSGGADQVVDTILAKASGRVMPWAMVLIASIIGLPLFFEVGIVLMIPVVLLVAKRGNYSLMRIGIPALAGLSVMHGLIPPHPGPLVAIDALDANLGVTLALGVLVAIPTVIIAGPVFSRYAARWVDIKPPENMIPQRPSEDLDRRPSFGATLATILLPVVLMLLNALVEIVVDNPENGLQKVTSVVGSPLIALLAAVLVGMFTLGRAAGFTKDRLAGTVEKSLAPIAGILLIVGAGGGFKQTLIDAGVGQMILEFSENWSIPALLLGWLIAVAIRLATGSATVATISAAGLVAPLAADMSASHAALLVLAVGAGSLFFSHVNDAGFWLVKEYFGMDVGQTVKTWSVMETIISVVAMAFILLLSLLL; from the coding sequence GTGACCAGTCTCAGCGTCGAGATGCTGGCAGCGGAAGCCGCCGAACCGATCACCTCGGCAGGCAACGCTCAGTTGGGCATCGCCGTCCTGGCGGGCATCGCCGTCATCGTTCTCCTCATCACCAAGCTCAAGACGCACGCGTTCCTCGCGCTGACCATCGGTTCGCTGGCCCTCGGCTCCTTCGCGGGAGCCGCCCCGGCCGACACGATCGCCAGTTTCACCGCGGGCCTCGGCTCCACCGTCGCGGGCGTGGGCGTCCTGATCGCGCTCGGCGCGATCCTCGGCAAGCTGCTCGCCGACTCGGGCGGGGCCGACCAGGTCGTCGACACCATCCTCGCGAAGGCGAGCGGCCGGGTCATGCCCTGGGCGATGGTCCTGATCGCCTCGATCATCGGTCTGCCGCTGTTCTTCGAGGTCGGGATCGTGCTGATGATCCCGGTCGTGCTGCTCGTCGCCAAGCGCGGCAACTACTCCCTGATGCGGATCGGCATCCCGGCGCTGGCCGGGCTCTCCGTGATGCACGGGCTGATCCCCCCGCACCCCGGCCCGCTGGTCGCGATCGACGCCCTGGACGCCAATCTCGGCGTGACGCTGGCGCTCGGCGTGCTGGTCGCCATCCCGACGGTGATCATCGCCGGTCCGGTGTTCTCCCGCTACGCCGCGCGCTGGGTGGACATCAAGCCGCCGGAGAACATGATCCCGCAGCGCCCCTCCGAGGACCTGGACCGCCGTCCGAGCTTCGGCGCGACCCTGGCGACCATCCTGCTGCCGGTCGTCCTGATGCTGCTGAACGCGCTCGTCGAGATCGTGGTCGACAACCCCGAGAACGGTCTCCAGAAGGTCACCTCGGTCGTCGGGTCGCCGCTGATCGCCCTGCTCGCGGCCGTCCTCGTCGGGATGTTCACACTCGGCCGGGCCGCCGGATTCACCAAGGACCGGCTGGCCGGCACCGTGGAGAAGTCCCTCGCCCCGATCGCCGGAATCCTGCTCATCGTCGGCGCGGGCGGCGGCTTCAAGCAGACGCTGATCGACGCCGGGGTGGGCCAGATGATCCTGGAGTTCTCCGAGAACTGGTCGATCCCGGCCCTGCTGCTCGGCTGGCTGATCGCCGTCGCGATCCGCCTCGCCACCGGCTCGGCCACCGTCGCCACCATCTCGGCCGCCGGTCTGGTCGCCCCGCTGGCCGCCGACATGTCGGCCTCGCACGCGGCCCTGCTGGTGCTGGCCGTCGGCGCCGGTTCGCTCTTCTTCAGCCATGTGAACGACGCCGGGTTCTGGCTGGTGAAGGAGTACTTCGGCATGGACGTGGGTCAGACCGTGAAGACCTGGTCGGTGATGGAGACGATCATCTCCGTGGTGGCCATGGCCTTCATCCTGCTGCTGTCGCTGTTGCTGTAG
- a CDS encoding APC family permease, whose protein sequence is MSTGSSFSSETGTTRRTADTGGINTYKGEERALRANRLGTPGLLLSVIAASAPLMVVAGVMPTVFGVMGIVGQPLLFIILGVVLMLFGVGYAEMSRHVHNAGAFYAYIARGLGPTAGAGASLVALVAYSAMQVGIYGILGFEVSGIFATYLDIELAWWIPALVAAAVVGVLGWLKIDLNAKVLGVLLVIECALVVIFDIAAVSKPGPEGLSLHAFNPETLTGAGLGTALCFCIAAFVGFEQAPVYAEETSRPQIVVSRVMFLAVGYAALFLAISSWALTVAAGPGSIADTSLKEGPGLLFGLTEARLGSTFTDILHILFVTGMFAALLSFHNVVARYAFAMGREGLLPARFGRTNRASGAPGTGSLLQTVVSVVIVLAFAFTDDKPVGDPTAPVLRLFTWMGNVGALGVILLMAAASFAVIAFFVKRGAGRAQAPRLVASALAGLALLSIAVLTVRDFDVLVGSGPGSALDRLLPGVIILALVGGLVYGAVLRSVRPEVHARIGLGNEAFQLEKAAESEAARR, encoded by the coding sequence ATGTCGACCGGCAGTTCATTTTCCAGTGAGACCGGCACCACGAGGAGGACGGCCGATACCGGCGGGATCAACACCTACAAGGGCGAGGAACGCGCCCTGCGGGCGAACCGGCTCGGCACCCCCGGCCTCCTGCTGTCGGTCATCGCGGCCAGCGCCCCCCTGATGGTGGTCGCCGGAGTGATGCCCACGGTCTTCGGCGTGATGGGCATCGTCGGCCAGCCGCTCCTCTTCATCATCCTGGGCGTCGTCCTGATGCTGTTCGGCGTCGGCTACGCGGAGATGAGCCGGCACGTCCACAACGCCGGCGCGTTCTACGCGTACATCGCCCGGGGGCTCGGCCCCACCGCCGGCGCCGGCGCCTCGCTCGTGGCGCTGGTGGCGTACAGCGCGATGCAGGTCGGCATCTACGGGATCCTCGGCTTCGAGGTCTCCGGCATCTTCGCCACGTATCTCGACATCGAGCTGGCCTGGTGGATTCCGGCGCTGGTCGCGGCGGCCGTCGTCGGCGTCCTCGGCTGGCTGAAGATCGACCTCAACGCCAAGGTGCTCGGCGTCCTGCTGGTCATCGAGTGCGCCCTCGTGGTGATCTTCGACATCGCCGCAGTGAGCAAGCCCGGCCCGGAGGGCCTGTCGCTGCACGCCTTCAACCCCGAGACCCTCACCGGCGCCGGGCTCGGCACCGCGCTCTGCTTCTGCATCGCCGCGTTCGTCGGCTTCGAGCAGGCCCCGGTGTACGCGGAGGAGACGAGCCGCCCGCAGATCGTGGTGTCCCGGGTGATGTTCCTCGCGGTGGGCTACGCCGCGCTCTTCCTGGCGATCAGCTCCTGGGCCCTCACCGTCGCCGCCGGACCCGGCTCCATCGCCGACACCTCCCTCAAGGAGGGCCCCGGGCTGCTGTTCGGCCTCACCGAGGCGCGACTCGGCTCCACCTTCACCGACATCCTGCACATCCTCTTCGTCACCGGGATGTTCGCCGCGCTCCTCAGCTTCCACAACGTCGTCGCCCGCTACGCGTTCGCGATGGGCCGCGAGGGTCTGCTGCCCGCCCGTTTCGGCCGCACCAACCGGGCGAGCGGCGCCCCCGGCACCGGCTCGCTGCTCCAGACCGTCGTCTCCGTGGTGATCGTCCTGGCGTTCGCGTTCACCGACGACAAGCCGGTCGGCGACCCCACCGCCCCCGTCCTGCGGCTGTTCACCTGGATGGGCAATGTCGGCGCGCTCGGAGTCATCCTGCTGATGGCCGCGGCCTCCTTCGCCGTCATCGCCTTCTTCGTCAAGCGTGGCGCGGGCCGCGCACAGGCCCCGCGCCTGGTCGCCTCCGCCCTCGCCGGACTCGCGCTCCTGTCGATCGCCGTCCTCACCGTCCGCGACTTCGACGTCCTCGTCGGCTCCGGCCCCGGCTCGGCCCTCGACCGGCTGCTGCCGGGCGTGATCATCCTCGCGCTCGTCGGAGGCCTCGTGTACGGGGCGGTACTGCGCTCGGTCAGGCCCGAGGTCCACGCCCGGATCGGCCTCGGAAACGAGGCGTTCCAGCTCGAGAAGGCGGCCGAGAGCGAGGCGGCCCGCCGCTGA
- a CDS encoding ASCH domain-containing protein: protein MEPREPLSPFLLAFPGPLRDRLVAAVLSGEKVSTSGLLAEYEREGEELPPVGERSALIDSQGREVAVLELTGVRVLPLGEVDLRHALDEGEGYRSVAEWRAGHERFWHSEEMREALGDPGFTVNDATLIVAERFRVVERLG, encoded by the coding sequence ATGGAACCTCGCGAGCCCCTCAGCCCCTTCCTCCTCGCCTTTCCCGGACCGTTGCGCGACCGGTTGGTGGCGGCGGTCCTCTCCGGCGAAAAGGTGTCCACCTCTGGGCTGTTGGCCGAGTACGAACGGGAGGGGGAAGAGCTTCCCCCCGTGGGCGAGCGGTCCGCGCTGATCGACTCGCAGGGGCGGGAGGTGGCGGTGCTGGAGCTGACCGGCGTGCGGGTGCTGCCCCTCGGGGAGGTGGATCTGCGGCACGCGCTCGACGAGGGCGAGGGGTACCGGTCGGTGGCCGAGTGGCGGGCGGGGCACGAGCGGTTCTGGCACAGCGAGGAGATGCGGGAGGCGCTGGGGGATCCGGGGTTCACGGTGAACGACGCGACGCTGATCGTGGCGGAGCGGTTCCGGGTGGTCGAGCGGCTGGGGTGA
- a CDS encoding FAD-binding dehydrogenase: MAYDADVIVIGAGLAGLVATAELVDAGRSVILLDQEPEQSIGGQAHWSFGGLFLVDSPEQRRLRIKDSRELALQDWHGTAGFDRETDDRWPRKWAEAYVDFAAGEKRSWLHQQGLRLFPVVGWAERGGYDAMGHGNSVPRFHITWGTGPGVVAPFERRVRAGVAKGLVQLRFRHRVTGLARTAGALDTVTGEILEPSPAERGTASGREVTGVFELKAQAVIVTSGGIGGNHDLVRSQWPERLGSPPEKMLSGVPAHVDGLMLGIAEKAGAHHINRDRMWHYTEGIENWNPIWAKHGIRILPGPSSLWLDARGKRLPVPLFPGFDTLGTLEHIMGSGHGYTWFVLNQRIIGKEFALSGSEQNPDLTGKSVRDVIGRARADVPAPVKAFMDHGVDFVVEKDLGALVRGMNAVTGDDLIDEESLRREITARDREIANPFTKDLQVTAINGARAYLGDRLIRTAKPHRVLDPAAGPLIAVRLNILTRKSLGGLETDLSSRVLSAEGAPLPGLYAAGEAAGFGGGGVHGYRSLEGTFLGGCIFSGRAAGRAAARAL; the protein is encoded by the coding sequence ATGGCGTACGACGCTGATGTGATCGTGATCGGGGCAGGACTCGCCGGGCTCGTGGCCACCGCCGAACTGGTCGACGCCGGCCGTTCCGTGATCCTCCTCGACCAGGAGCCCGAGCAGTCCATCGGCGGCCAGGCGCACTGGTCCTTCGGCGGCCTCTTCCTCGTGGACTCGCCCGAACAGCGCCGGCTGCGGATCAAGGACAGCCGGGAGCTGGCCCTCCAGGACTGGCACGGCACGGCGGGCTTCGACCGGGAGACCGACGACCGCTGGCCCCGGAAGTGGGCCGAGGCGTACGTCGACTTCGCCGCCGGTGAGAAGCGCTCCTGGCTGCATCAGCAGGGGCTGCGCCTCTTCCCGGTCGTCGGCTGGGCGGAACGCGGCGGTTACGACGCGATGGGCCACGGCAACTCCGTGCCCCGCTTCCACATCACCTGGGGCACCGGCCCCGGCGTCGTCGCCCCCTTCGAGCGGCGGGTCCGCGCGGGCGTCGCCAAGGGGCTCGTCCAGCTGAGGTTCCGGCACCGTGTCACCGGTCTCGCCCGCACCGCCGGGGCGCTCGACACGGTCACCGGCGAGATCCTGGAGCCCAGCCCGGCCGAGCGCGGCACCGCGAGCGGCCGGGAGGTCACCGGCGTCTTCGAGCTGAAGGCCCAGGCGGTGATCGTCACCTCCGGCGGCATCGGCGGCAACCACGACCTGGTCCGCTCCCAGTGGCCCGAGCGCCTGGGCAGCCCGCCCGAGAAGATGCTCTCGGGGGTGCCCGCGCACGTCGACGGGCTGATGCTCGGCATCGCAGAGAAGGCGGGCGCGCACCACATCAACCGCGACCGGATGTGGCACTACACCGAGGGCATCGAGAACTGGAACCCGATCTGGGCCAAGCACGGCATCCGGATCCTGCCCGGCCCCTCGTCCCTGTGGCTGGACGCCCGCGGCAAGCGGCTGCCGGTCCCGCTCTTCCCCGGCTTCGACACGCTCGGCACCCTCGAACACATCATGGGCTCCGGCCACGGCTACACCTGGTTCGTGCTCAACCAGCGCATCATCGGCAAGGAGTTCGCTCTCTCCGGCTCCGAGCAGAACCCGGACCTCACCGGCAAATCGGTCCGCGACGTGATCGGCCGGGCGCGCGCGGACGTGCCCGCGCCGGTCAAGGCGTTCATGGACCACGGCGTCGACTTCGTCGTCGAGAAGGACCTCGGCGCGCTGGTCCGGGGCATGAACGCGGTCACCGGCGACGACCTCATCGACGAGGAGAGCCTGCGCCGCGAGATCACCGCCCGCGACCGCGAGATCGCCAACCCCTTCACCAAGGACCTCCAGGTCACCGCGATCAACGGGGCCCGCGCCTACCTGGGCGACCGCCTCATCCGCACCGCGAAACCGCACCGCGTCCTGGACCCGGCGGCGGGCCCGCTGATCGCCGTCCGCCTCAACATCCTCACCCGCAAGTCCCTGGGCGGCCTGGAGACGGACCTGTCCTCCCGTGTCCTCAGCGCCGAGGGCGCCCCCCTCCCCGGCCTGTACGCGGCGGGCGAGGCCGCGGGCTTCGGCGGTGGCGGCGTCCATGGCTACCGCTCCCTGGAGGGCACGTTCCTGGGCGGCTGCATCTTCTCGGGCCGGGCGGCGGGCCGGGCGGCGGCGCGGGCCCTGTAG